The following coding sequences lie in one Thalassoglobus polymorphus genomic window:
- a CDS encoding sugar phosphate isomerase/epimerase family protein: MAAGNLSRRHFLQTGAVAAMACAAGTSASMGQAKTSPRFKKAVKYHMVTDKSLSIAEKFSLLKGIGYDGVEIRTADKDSAKVKELLQARDKTELPIHGIINSNNPDIKTAIDLSKTLGGTSVLVVAGRVSKEVSYDDNYKEWSNRIKENAPHAEKQGIQLLVENVWNNFLLSPLEMAQFIDEINSPAVGVYFDVGNVVRFGYPEQWIRILGKRIGKLDIKEYSRKLQKDEGLWKGFNVEIGDGDSDYPAVVDALEEIGYSGWATAEVKGGDKARLTEIADRMDKVLELK; encoded by the coding sequence ATGGCAGCAGGCAATTTATCGAGACGACACTTCCTTCAAACTGGCGCCGTCGCTGCAATGGCCTGTGCGGCTGGGACAAGTGCTTCAATGGGGCAGGCGAAAACTTCCCCCCGCTTCAAGAAAGCGGTCAAGTACCACATGGTGACAGACAAATCGCTGTCGATCGCTGAGAAGTTTTCGTTGCTTAAGGGGATCGGTTACGACGGCGTCGAAATTCGCACAGCCGATAAAGACTCAGCCAAGGTCAAAGAACTTCTTCAGGCACGCGACAAAACAGAACTGCCGATTCACGGGATCATCAACAGCAACAACCCGGATATTAAAACGGCAATTGATCTCTCTAAAACCTTAGGCGGGACCTCAGTACTGGTGGTCGCTGGGCGTGTCTCAAAAGAGGTTTCGTATGACGACAACTACAAAGAGTGGTCAAACAGAATCAAAGAGAACGCTCCTCACGCAGAGAAGCAGGGGATTCAACTGCTCGTTGAAAATGTCTGGAACAACTTCCTGTTGAGTCCACTTGAAATGGCTCAGTTCATCGACGAAATCAACAGCCCGGCTGTCGGTGTTTACTTTGATGTCGGAAACGTTGTTCGATTCGGCTATCCGGAACAATGGATTCGCATCCTTGGCAAACGGATCGGGAAGCTCGACATTAAAGAGTACAGCCGCAAGCTCCAAAAAGACGAGGGGCTTTGGAAAGGGTTCAACGTCGAGATCGGCGATGGCGACTCGGACTATCCTGCAGTGGTCGATGCACTTGAAGAAATTGGATACTCCGGTTGGGCGACTGCCGAGGTCAAAGGAGGAGACAAAGCGCGACTGACCGAGATTGCAGACCGTATGGACAAGGTCCTCGAATTGAAATAG
- a CDS encoding DUF1549 domain-containing protein, whose product MISNLLQFSILTRLIVGCLLMTPASLCAGEPDDFSHKIAPILKKHCVECHGGKEAQGGFSINTRGLFLDKGYAIPKDVSSSYFLDLILSNDPEVQMPPPKKPRVSQKEIDQLKKWVEEGMEWDDGFTFAPRNYEPPLKPYSVELPPAVDGRNHPIDRILDSYLSTRELSRPEPIDDATFCRRVSLDLIGLLPTPEELEAFLLDERPDKRERYIHSLLERNIDYADHWLSFWNDLLRNDYTGTGFITGGRKQISGWLYSALVSNKPYDQFVKELIAPPTEASQGFIDGIKWRGEVSAGQTLEIQFSQSISQSFLGINMKCASCHDSFIDRWTLKEAYGLAAIYSNRELAIHRCDKPTGETAEAAWVFPELGQIDPAATQPERLKQLSELMTHPENGRLTRTIVNRLWAQMMGRGIVHPLDAMQSEPWNADLLEVLSNFLIENDYDMKQVLALIATSEAYQSQTELLTQESLDGEYVYRGPRSKRMTAEQFLDGVWQITGTAPTSIDAPILRSNVTAEEVEKVSLQGKWIWRTAPVEEPNRDPPAGETILLSKRLELDEPVSRGVIAVTCDNEFTLFINNREASKGNNWQKVESIPVHHLLKKGKNSIIAIARNTGSTPNPAGFYLEGRLVLENGEKVAFASDESWTWNDKLPVSRNGRLGKVTGKWNPVQIVPALGAWSEKTTQPIQQRLAQGADENLPMIRASLMNNDFFMSSLGRPLREQIVSSRPNELTTLEAINLTNGETLASLLKRGGEQLSQKKWKSPQELVDFLVLSAFTRPPTSEESEVMLSALSEPITPEKIEDLLWAIVMMPEFLLIR is encoded by the coding sequence ATGATTTCCAATCTCCTTCAATTCTCCATCCTTACCCGCCTGATAGTCGGCTGCCTGTTGATGACTCCAGCGAGCCTCTGCGCCGGCGAACCGGACGACTTCTCTCACAAGATAGCTCCGATACTGAAGAAGCATTGTGTTGAATGTCATGGAGGGAAAGAAGCTCAAGGTGGCTTCTCAATCAACACTCGCGGTCTTTTTCTGGATAAAGGATACGCGATCCCCAAAGACGTGAGCAGTTCATACTTTCTGGACTTGATTCTTTCGAACGATCCTGAAGTTCAGATGCCCCCACCGAAGAAACCTCGCGTCTCACAAAAGGAAATCGATCAACTCAAAAAGTGGGTTGAAGAAGGAATGGAGTGGGACGACGGATTTACATTCGCACCTCGTAATTATGAGCCTCCTCTCAAACCCTATTCAGTCGAACTGCCACCAGCGGTCGACGGAAGAAATCATCCGATCGACCGAATACTGGACTCATACCTGTCGACACGTGAACTCTCGCGACCAGAGCCAATCGACGATGCCACATTTTGCCGCCGAGTCTCGCTCGATTTAATCGGCCTTTTGCCGACCCCCGAGGAACTTGAAGCTTTCCTTCTCGACGAACGCCCGGACAAGCGCGAACGGTACATCCATAGTCTGCTCGAAAGAAACATTGATTACGCCGATCATTGGCTCAGCTTCTGGAACGATCTGCTCCGCAACGATTACACAGGGACCGGATTCATCACTGGAGGGCGAAAGCAAATTAGTGGGTGGCTGTACAGCGCACTTGTCAGTAACAAACCTTACGACCAGTTCGTCAAGGAATTGATCGCTCCTCCAACAGAAGCCAGCCAAGGCTTTATCGACGGGATCAAATGGCGCGGTGAAGTGAGTGCCGGGCAGACATTGGAAATTCAGTTTTCACAAAGCATCTCGCAATCGTTTCTCGGCATCAACATGAAATGTGCATCGTGTCACGACAGTTTCATTGACCGCTGGACATTAAAAGAGGCATATGGACTGGCAGCCATTTATTCCAATCGAGAACTGGCAATTCATCGCTGTGATAAACCAACCGGTGAGACAGCCGAAGCAGCCTGGGTCTTCCCTGAGCTTGGGCAAATTGATCCCGCAGCGACTCAGCCTGAGCGACTCAAGCAACTCTCCGAGTTGATGACACATCCGGAAAACGGGCGTTTGACACGGACGATTGTCAATCGATTGTGGGCACAGATGATGGGGCGAGGAATTGTTCATCCGCTTGACGCAATGCAAAGCGAACCATGGAATGCTGATCTCCTGGAAGTTCTTTCAAACTTCCTGATTGAGAACGACTACGATATGAAGCAAGTGCTCGCACTCATCGCAACATCAGAAGCCTATCAGTCTCAAACGGAGCTGTTGACGCAAGAATCATTAGATGGTGAATATGTTTACCGTGGCCCCAGATCAAAACGGATGACCGCTGAACAGTTCCTTGACGGTGTCTGGCAAATCACCGGGACTGCGCCGACTTCGATTGATGCACCGATCCTGCGGTCAAATGTGACCGCTGAAGAAGTTGAGAAAGTCTCGCTGCAAGGGAAATGGATTTGGCGAACAGCCCCGGTCGAGGAACCGAATCGCGATCCTCCAGCGGGTGAAACGATCCTGCTCAGCAAGAGACTTGAATTAGACGAGCCTGTTTCGCGCGGTGTCATCGCCGTGACCTGCGATAATGAGTTCACCCTGTTCATCAACAATCGCGAAGCCAGCAAAGGCAACAATTGGCAAAAAGTGGAATCGATCCCCGTTCATCATCTGCTGAAAAAAGGAAAGAACTCAATCATTGCAATTGCCAGGAACACAGGATCGACTCCGAACCCTGCAGGTTTTTACCTCGAAGGTCGCCTCGTGCTGGAGAACGGCGAGAAGGTCGCCTTTGCGTCAGATGAATCCTGGACATGGAATGACAAACTCCCCGTTTCTCGGAACGGGCGACTTGGAAAAGTGACCGGAAAATGGAATCCCGTTCAAATTGTGCCAGCTCTTGGTGCCTGGAGCGAAAAGACCACTCAACCAATTCAGCAGCGACTCGCTCAGGGAGCCGATGAAAACCTGCCGATGATTCGTGCTTCGTTGATGAACAACGACTTCTTCATGAGTTCACTTGGTCGCCCGCTCCGCGAACAAATTGTCTCCTCTCGCCCCAACGAACTGACGACTCTCGAAGCAATCAACCTCACAAATGGTGAGACTCTCGCCTCACTCCTCAAACGCGGCGGAGAGCAACTCAGTCAAAAAAAGTGGAAGAGCCCACAAGAATTGGTTGACTTTTTGGTGCTTTCGGCGTTCACACGTCCACCAACAAGTGAAGAAAGTGAAGTAATGTTGTCAGCGTTGAGCGAACCGATCACACCCGAAAAAATTGAAGACCTACTCTGGGCGATTGTCATGATGCCCGAATTTTTACTGATTCGATGA
- a CDS encoding DUF1501 domain-containing protein produces the protein MFDYDLSEVPEQIVRRDFLKQLSAAGLAAMAAGAPRDLSANEELKHPEATADACILIWMGGGMAAPETFDPKRYAPFEKGLPIKDVLSTFPAIDTSVDNIKICQGLENIAGVMDRATLIRSAVQADLGSILHSRHQYHWHTGYVPPQTVACPHLGSWMAKVLGPVNPVMPAFVNIGQRLEGVGEKEELKAFTTAGFFGSEYGPMNLPYPEQAAASVQPPKGMNAQRFASRNRLFKKLLKESPQAEYVSDYQQESMLNALDSAYHLLSSKDRNAFDISQEPQESYQRYDTGRFGRGCLLARRLIEAGTRFVEVTTEYVPFLHWDTHNSGHETVDRLHKEIDRPVAQLILDLEARGLLDRTLVIIASEFSRDALIEGKPGSTANDQATFKVDTISEMKHYGLHRHFTGGTSVVMFGGGMKKGFLYGKTADERPLIAIENPVSIMNLHATIMTAMGISPRTGFDIEGRPFYVTQDGNGEAVKDLFA, from the coding sequence ATGTTTGATTATGATTTATCTGAAGTTCCCGAACAGATTGTTCGTCGCGATTTTCTAAAACAGCTCTCTGCTGCAGGATTGGCAGCTATGGCAGCGGGAGCTCCACGCGACTTAAGCGCGAATGAAGAGCTCAAACATCCTGAAGCGACCGCTGATGCCTGCATCCTGATTTGGATGGGTGGCGGAATGGCGGCCCCGGAAACGTTCGATCCGAAGCGATATGCGCCGTTCGAAAAGGGGCTCCCGATCAAGGATGTGCTCAGTACGTTTCCCGCGATCGACACTTCGGTCGACAACATCAAAATTTGCCAGGGTTTAGAGAACATCGCTGGCGTGATGGATCGCGCGACGCTCATTCGTTCGGCGGTGCAAGCAGATCTGGGGAGCATTCTTCACTCACGACACCAGTATCACTGGCATACCGGATATGTCCCGCCACAAACGGTGGCCTGTCCTCACCTGGGATCGTGGATGGCAAAAGTGCTGGGACCGGTCAATCCGGTGATGCCCGCATTCGTGAATATTGGTCAACGTTTGGAAGGTGTCGGAGAAAAAGAAGAACTCAAGGCGTTCACCACCGCAGGCTTCTTTGGCTCGGAATACGGACCGATGAACCTCCCGTATCCAGAGCAAGCTGCCGCTTCAGTTCAGCCGCCAAAAGGAATGAACGCGCAGCGGTTCGCCAGTCGCAACCGGTTGTTTAAAAAGCTACTCAAAGAAAGTCCTCAAGCTGAGTACGTCAGCGATTATCAACAGGAATCGATGTTGAACGCACTCGACAGCGCGTATCATTTGCTCAGTTCAAAAGATCGCAACGCCTTCGACATCAGTCAGGAACCGCAAGAGAGTTACCAAAGATACGACACAGGTCGATTCGGACGTGGTTGCTTGCTGGCACGTCGACTTATAGAAGCAGGCACGCGCTTTGTCGAAGTGACCACGGAGTACGTTCCATTCTTGCATTGGGACACACACAATAGCGGACATGAAACGGTCGACCGATTGCACAAAGAAATCGACCGCCCCGTCGCCCAGCTCATCCTCGATTTAGAAGCACGTGGACTCCTTGATCGGACTCTGGTGATTATCGCTTCTGAGTTCAGCCGAGACGCCCTCATTGAAGGCAAGCCCGGATCAACTGCCAATGACCAAGCAACTTTCAAAGTCGATACAATTTCTGAGATGAAGCATTACGGGTTGCATCGCCACTTTACTGGTGGAACCAGTGTCGTAATGTTTGGAGGAGGAATGAAAAAAGGATTCCTCTACGGAAAAACGGCAGATGAGCGACCGTTGATTGCCATCGAGAACCCTGTCTCAATCATGAACCTGCATGCGACAATCATGACTGCGATGGGGATTAGCCCGAGAACCGGCTTTGACATCGAAGGCCGGCCATTTTATGTCACCCAAGATGGGAATGGGGAAGCAGTCAAAGACCTATTTGCTTGA
- a CDS encoding ATP-binding protein, translating into MERFQLMSRVECRLGFECWLASDLENEELVFAFNHGELKEDVRKKFVSDVEQLRVKNYRNVVAATTRNSATWFFSPVTNGDLLPDLIAERPLTELEALRLFQALLNEIRELHQAGVLHLSLTPSHAQARRLKTDWTWRIFWTGGPFIEEDAGKLSELDFRNAFYMSPEQTGIVSDKIGASSDLYSVACIIFEALTQRTPFLGETLNELLYAQSTQNSPSVRKLGVKVSSHFDQILTRCLQRRSADRYHSVDAVLDDVNALYESLITSGREPLITIGTSDVRNSLAAPAFVSRRTELDQLEHAIDRTIPGEAQDIILEGESGHGKSRLILELSNRAQSKGLDVYHGTASFDIRTSFKILNQIASQIVAKKETDPEFGQRLRSECLDIEEILVRALPKLAQLFETQGQVDKPSVNGEAGTLLAICRLFSLLGDAETPALVILDDCQWDADFVSRLLKFWRVQQSEKSSGERHVMLLISYRTEEVSNYHPLKSTSLIQRIHLSPLSEGDVDQVVLSMAGRVPRRVLEVVRELAAGSPFMVTSLLYGLVESGGIYPAQSGWKIDEARFRNLCSSAEAGEVLAQRLALLSPATRKYLEVGAILGREFDVELANLVSELSPSEILHAIQNAKNRQLLWKRHSSEVCVFLHDKIREELLSRMNRAVRKELHLLTARFIEKKYPDQIAALAYHYSSAGANELAYFYALLAAKRARNQHALELAEQQFRIALKAAPTTGGPNLFDIHEGLGDVQMLQGKYEEARIAFAHARDHVKCELESAEICGKQGELCIKRGDMDTAIQHFRDALEIVSQKIPQTRLALLAHLAYESCRQAAHTAFPTLFLSRLRRTPTERERLVLKLLSGYSHASWYCRSKPMTLWANLRGMNEGEKYLPTLELAQAYSDHAPGMVLIPYFPRAYKYVTRSFEIRDELNDEWGKGQSLHFHGIAHYANCRYEDCIDYCRKAIKILERTGDFWQVHIARYQVAAALYRLGDFAGSIEECRRNYESGMTLGDEQASGIILDVWIRAMNGKLPAEVLEKELHREREDAQGTAQVLLTQAISLLDRNESERAISVLNRARNHVEAAGVKNPYTCPIYTWLVAAWRQRAQQDKSFMLSARKESLKKARRTANQAILATIRFKNELPQLYRELALISAMQGRNSRANKELQKSLKFARKHKAAYELALTRQVQQKLGQELGRNFTQAEIDQFQEAEFQIESVNFLIQNDDDRETLSLADRFETLMQTGRKIMSARAVEEIVREGEVAGRKLVRAPISKLLWKRDAHLHSESSLRRSNVFNLADLEDSEPSSTMLTKVVIRGEVIAHLKIEHSDLSRSFSITDRQIAEFIATLVGAALENAEGFAELQALNETLETRVAARTEELEDRASQLVRSNRELETVAKALRRTQSRLVDSIREARDANEAKGRFLAMMSHEIRTPMNGIIGMSQLALATRLDNQQTSYLKTVSQSAKTLLTILNDVLDFSKIEAGKLEIDHIEFNLHSCVVDACRLLCVKAYEKGLKFRCLISPEVPASVYGDPNRLRQILLNLLGNAIKFTENGHVTLSVERSTDPRYDQGVEFSVQDSGVGIHPDAINQVFESFDQGDASVTRRFGGTGLGLAISRQLVTLMGGNIQVESKLEEGSVFRFALDLAQAQTPPEREQDSKSLLLYSPDDLYCDHLVQIVETLGHKIVRVDSVEELQELVLNQETCEYEALIVDIDCFGVYEDQLLGTAADLLPIMTLIPSGMESEPSMQLCVNLCSHLIKPFTIEEFDFEIRALNAEEKIDNEQEEFVAPEIPEGTLKLLIVDDSEINLMVAGEMIRSLGHQVTTAESGQEALELCQNGNFFDAIFMDIEMPGMDGVTTTHKIREFEEQSNVTKTPVFAMTAHVLEEFRERCFKAGMDGFVSKPIDQDELERFLKRFEDNLKAPQKSQRKLQWVQFPSSK; encoded by the coding sequence ATGGAACGGTTTCAGCTCATGAGTCGAGTTGAATGTCGTCTTGGGTTTGAGTGTTGGCTTGCATCAGATTTAGAGAACGAAGAGCTCGTTTTTGCTTTCAATCACGGAGAGCTAAAAGAAGACGTTCGGAAGAAATTTGTCAGTGACGTCGAACAGTTGCGAGTGAAAAATTATCGGAATGTTGTCGCGGCAACCACACGAAACTCAGCAACGTGGTTCTTCTCACCAGTGACCAATGGTGACCTGCTTCCTGACCTGATCGCTGAGCGACCGTTGACCGAATTGGAAGCATTACGCCTTTTTCAAGCCTTACTCAACGAGATTCGAGAACTGCATCAAGCTGGGGTCCTGCACCTTTCCTTAACTCCTTCGCATGCCCAGGCGAGACGCTTAAAAACCGACTGGACCTGGAGAATATTCTGGACAGGGGGGCCGTTCATTGAAGAGGATGCCGGAAAGCTCAGTGAACTCGATTTCCGAAACGCCTTTTACATGTCCCCCGAGCAGACGGGAATTGTCAGTGACAAGATCGGAGCCTCTTCAGATCTTTACTCGGTTGCCTGTATCATTTTTGAAGCACTCACACAGCGAACTCCATTCCTTGGTGAAACACTCAACGAACTTCTCTATGCGCAGTCAACTCAGAATTCGCCATCGGTTCGTAAACTAGGAGTCAAAGTCAGCAGCCATTTTGATCAGATTCTCACACGCTGTCTGCAACGGCGAAGTGCTGATCGCTACCACTCAGTCGACGCTGTGCTCGACGACGTGAACGCATTATATGAGTCCCTGATAACGTCAGGGCGAGAGCCATTGATAACGATTGGGACCAGTGATGTCCGGAATTCACTGGCTGCACCAGCTTTCGTCTCTCGGAGGACTGAACTCGATCAACTGGAACATGCCATTGATCGCACGATTCCCGGTGAGGCTCAGGACATCATTCTTGAAGGAGAATCGGGTCATGGAAAATCGCGATTGATTTTAGAATTGTCCAACCGAGCTCAATCCAAAGGTCTTGATGTTTACCACGGAACAGCTTCGTTCGACATTCGGACGTCTTTCAAGATTCTAAATCAGATTGCCAGTCAAATCGTGGCGAAGAAAGAGACCGACCCGGAATTCGGTCAGCGGCTCCGGTCTGAGTGTCTTGATATCGAAGAAATTCTTGTGAGGGCGCTACCAAAACTGGCTCAGCTTTTTGAGACTCAAGGTCAAGTTGATAAGCCCTCTGTGAATGGGGAAGCGGGAACGCTTCTGGCAATTTGTCGGCTTTTCAGTTTGCTCGGTGATGCCGAAACCCCTGCCTTGGTGATCCTGGATGATTGCCAGTGGGACGCCGACTTCGTCAGTCGTTTACTGAAGTTCTGGCGTGTTCAACAGTCTGAAAAAAGTTCGGGTGAGCGCCATGTGATGTTGCTCATTTCTTACCGGACAGAAGAGGTTTCAAATTATCATCCACTAAAAAGTACTTCCCTCATTCAGCGAATTCATTTGAGCCCTTTGTCGGAAGGAGATGTTGATCAAGTTGTCCTTTCGATGGCAGGGCGAGTTCCTCGGCGAGTCCTTGAAGTCGTTCGAGAGCTTGCAGCTGGAAGTCCGTTTATGGTGACTTCCCTTCTGTATGGCTTAGTTGAGTCAGGCGGGATCTATCCTGCGCAGTCTGGTTGGAAAATTGATGAAGCTCGCTTCAGAAACTTGTGCTCTTCTGCCGAGGCTGGCGAAGTTCTGGCACAGCGGCTTGCGCTGCTCTCGCCTGCAACACGCAAGTATCTCGAGGTGGGGGCAATTTTGGGACGTGAGTTTGATGTTGAACTTGCCAACCTGGTGTCAGAGCTTTCTCCGTCTGAGATTCTTCACGCAATTCAAAATGCTAAAAATCGTCAACTTTTGTGGAAGCGTCATTCCAGTGAAGTTTGTGTTTTCCTGCATGACAAAATCCGGGAAGAACTTCTGTCACGGATGAATCGGGCAGTGCGAAAGGAGCTGCACCTTCTGACTGCCAGATTCATTGAGAAAAAATACCCTGATCAAATTGCAGCTCTTGCTTACCACTACTCATCAGCAGGAGCAAACGAGCTAGCCTACTTTTACGCTTTATTGGCTGCGAAACGGGCCAGGAATCAACATGCACTCGAACTCGCTGAGCAACAGTTTCGAATTGCGTTAAAGGCAGCTCCCACAACAGGTGGTCCGAATCTCTTTGATATCCACGAAGGACTTGGCGACGTCCAGATGCTTCAGGGGAAATACGAAGAGGCTCGAATTGCATTCGCCCATGCAAGAGATCATGTGAAGTGCGAACTTGAAAGTGCTGAGATTTGCGGGAAGCAGGGAGAGCTGTGCATTAAACGAGGAGACATGGATACGGCGATTCAACACTTTCGTGATGCCTTAGAGATTGTCTCACAAAAAATTCCCCAGACTCGACTCGCACTTTTGGCTCACTTGGCATACGAAAGCTGTCGTCAGGCTGCACATACGGCGTTCCCAACGCTCTTTCTCTCCAGATTGCGGCGAACACCAACAGAGAGGGAACGTCTGGTCCTCAAGCTGTTGAGTGGATACTCACATGCAAGCTGGTACTGTCGTTCTAAGCCGATGACGTTGTGGGCGAACTTACGAGGCATGAATGAGGGGGAGAAATACCTTCCGACTCTCGAACTGGCTCAAGCGTATTCCGACCACGCGCCGGGAATGGTCCTCATTCCTTACTTCCCACGTGCTTACAAATATGTCACCCGTTCTTTTGAGATTCGGGATGAACTCAACGACGAATGGGGAAAGGGGCAGTCGTTGCACTTTCACGGGATTGCCCACTATGCAAACTGTCGATATGAGGATTGCATCGACTATTGCAGGAAAGCAATCAAGATTCTGGAAAGAACCGGAGACTTCTGGCAGGTTCATATCGCGCGTTATCAGGTCGCTGCAGCCTTGTATCGACTGGGGGACTTCGCCGGTTCGATTGAAGAGTGTCGTCGAAATTATGAATCCGGAATGACTCTTGGCGATGAGCAGGCCTCGGGGATTATCCTTGATGTCTGGATTCGTGCCATGAACGGTAAGCTTCCGGCGGAGGTGCTTGAGAAAGAACTTCATCGGGAACGTGAAGATGCACAGGGAACGGCCCAGGTTCTGCTGACGCAAGCAATTTCTCTCCTCGATCGAAATGAATCTGAGCGGGCGATCTCAGTGCTCAATCGAGCCCGCAATCATGTGGAAGCAGCCGGTGTCAAAAACCCTTACACTTGTCCAATTTATACCTGGCTGGTCGCTGCGTGGAGGCAACGCGCACAGCAGGATAAATCGTTCATGCTTTCGGCGAGGAAGGAGTCTCTCAAAAAAGCTCGGAGGACAGCGAATCAAGCGATTCTGGCTACGATTCGTTTTAAGAACGAATTACCGCAACTCTACCGGGAACTGGCGTTAATTTCGGCCATGCAAGGTCGAAATTCCAGGGCAAACAAGGAGTTACAAAAAAGCCTGAAATTCGCAAGAAAACACAAAGCTGCTTATGAGTTGGCGCTAACCCGGCAGGTCCAGCAAAAACTGGGACAAGAGCTTGGTCGGAATTTCACGCAAGCAGAGATTGACCAATTTCAAGAGGCTGAATTCCAAATCGAATCGGTCAATTTCTTAATCCAAAACGATGATGATCGAGAAACGCTTTCTCTCGCAGATCGATTTGAAACTCTCATGCAGACTGGTCGAAAGATTATGTCCGCCAGGGCCGTCGAAGAGATCGTTCGTGAAGGTGAAGTCGCTGGTCGTAAGCTTGTTCGTGCACCGATTTCAAAACTGCTTTGGAAGAGAGACGCCCATCTTCATTCTGAGAGCTCGCTGCGTCGTTCTAACGTCTTCAACCTTGCTGACCTGGAGGACTCTGAGCCCTCTTCAACGATGTTGACGAAAGTCGTTATTCGAGGTGAAGTGATTGCTCATTTGAAGATTGAGCATTCCGATCTCTCGCGGTCCTTCTCGATCACTGATCGTCAAATTGCAGAATTCATTGCTACGCTCGTTGGTGCTGCGCTTGAGAATGCAGAAGGCTTCGCGGAACTTCAGGCCCTGAATGAAACACTTGAAACTCGTGTCGCAGCCCGAACGGAAGAACTTGAAGATCGTGCATCGCAACTCGTGCGGTCCAATCGAGAACTGGAAACTGTTGCGAAAGCGCTGCGAAGAACTCAGTCTCGACTCGTGGATTCTATTCGTGAAGCCAGAGATGCGAACGAAGCCAAAGGGCGATTCCTGGCAATGATGAGTCACGAAATTCGGACGCCGATGAATGGGATTATTGGAATGTCTCAACTCGCATTGGCGACGCGATTGGACAACCAGCAAACGAGTTACCTGAAAACCGTTTCGCAATCCGCGAAGACTTTGCTGACGATCCTCAACGATGTCTTGGACTTTTCAAAAATTGAAGCAGGCAAGCTGGAAATTGATCACATCGAATTCAACCTGCACAGTTGCGTTGTCGATGCGTGTCGTTTGCTGTGTGTGAAGGCGTACGAAAAGGGCCTCAAGTTTCGTTGTCTGATTTCTCCTGAAGTTCCTGCCAGTGTTTACGGCGACCCAAATCGGCTTCGTCAGATCTTGTTGAACTTACTTGGAAACGCAATCAAATTCACTGAGAACGGACACGTCACTCTCTCTGTGGAAAGATCAACAGATCCTCGGTACGACCAGGGTGTTGAGTTTTCAGTTCAAGATTCCGGAGTGGGGATTCACCCCGATGCGATCAACCAGGTGTTCGAGTCGTTTGATCAGGGTGATGCCTCGGTGACGCGACGATTTGGGGGGACCGGATTGGGACTGGCGATCTCTCGTCAACTGGTCACCCTCATGGGGGGAAACATTCAGGTCGAAAGCAAGCTTGAAGAAGGATCGGTTTTTCGGTTCGCACTGGACCTTGCACAAGCACAAACGCCGCCTGAACGTGAGCAAGATTCAAAGTCGCTTTTACTTTACTCTCCCGACGATTTGTACTGCGATCATTTAGTGCAGATTGTGGAGACGCTTGGCCACAAAATTGTTCGTGTGGACAGTGTTGAGGAACTACAGGAACTTGTTCTGAACCAGGAGACCTGTGAATATGAAGCTCTGATTGTTGATATCGATTGCTTCGGAGTCTACGAAGATCAACTTCTTGGAACTGCAGCAGACCTGCTTCCGATCATGACACTGATTCCCTCGGGGATGGAAAGTGAACCATCGATGCAACTCTGCGTGAATCTTTGTTCACACCTGATTAAACCATTTACGATTGAAGAATTTGATTTTGAGATTCGCGCGCTCAATGCTGAAGAGAAAATTGATAATGAGCAGGAAGAGTTCGTCGCTCCGGAGATTCCTGAAGGGACTTTGAAGCTACTCATTGTCGATGACAGTGAAATCAATCTGATGGTTGCAGGAGAGATGATTCGCTCTCTCGGCCACCAGGTGACAACGGCTGAGAGCGGGCAAGAGGCATTAGAATTGTGTCAAAACGGTAACTTTTTCGATGCAATCTTTATGGATATCGAAATGCCGGGAATGGATGGTGTCACGACCACTCATAAAATTCGGGAATTCGAAGAGCAATCGAATGTCACCAAAACTCCCGTATTTGCTATGACAGCTCATGTTCTCGAAGAGTTCCGCGAGCGTTGCTTCAAAGCGGGGATGGATGGGTTTGTCTCGAAGCCGATCGATCAGGACGAATTGGAACGCTTCCTCAAACGATTCGAAGACAATCTCAAAGCTCCCCAAAAATCACAGCGAAAACTTCAATGGGTGCAGTTCCCGTCAAGCAAATAG